In Prosthecobacter sp. SYSU 5D2, one genomic interval encodes:
- a CDS encoding RluA family pseudouridine synthase produces the protein MTPAETPALTTCPVLHRDRFVVIVNKPAGVLSHPNTNRGTEKAAFEGRYDLENQCFDGPGGKVWLIHRLDQDTSGVLLGALDEKTAMKCRTMFEEDAVQKEYLALLRGNPGKEGTWLDHLATSREKGRVRTGVVKGRPPNAELDFQTLAHHAGERVSLVRLDLITGKTHQIRVQASSRQHHLLGDDVYGHFELNRKLKKDLGLKRLFLHAQRLTMKHPASGQHLQVEAPLPEELKGVLGKLGMEA, from the coding sequence ATGACTCCGGCTGAGACGCCCGCCCTGACCACCTGTCCCGTTTTACACCGCGACCGTTTTGTCGTGATCGTGAACAAACCGGCCGGCGTGCTCTCCCACCCGAACACGAACCGGGGCACGGAGAAGGCCGCTTTTGAAGGCCGCTATGACCTGGAAAACCAGTGCTTCGACGGACCCGGCGGCAAGGTGTGGCTGATCCACCGCCTGGATCAGGACACCTCCGGCGTGCTGCTGGGGGCGCTGGATGAAAAGACCGCCATGAAGTGCCGGACCATGTTTGAGGAGGATGCCGTACAGAAAGAATACCTGGCCCTGCTGCGGGGAAATCCCGGCAAAGAAGGCACATGGCTGGACCACCTGGCCACCTCCCGCGAAAAGGGCCGGGTGCGCACAGGGGTGGTGAAAGGCCGTCCGCCCAATGCCGAGCTGGATTTCCAAACATTGGCGCACCACGCTGGCGAGCGGGTCTCCCTGGTCAGGCTGGACCTCATCACCGGCAAGACCCACCAGATCCGCGTGCAGGCCTCTTCCCGCCAGCATCATTTGTTAGGCGATGACGTCTATGGCCACTTCGAGCTGAACCGGAAGTTAAAAAAAGACCTGGGATTGAAACGGCTGTTTCTGCATGCGCAGCGGCTGACGATGAAACACCCCGCCAGCGGCCAGCACCTGCAGGTGGAAGCCCCGCTGCCGGAGGAGCTGAAGGGGGTGCTGGGGAAGCTGGGGATGGAGGCGTGA